CTTGGCCGGCACTCTTCGGGCAGCCCTGGGCCCTGACCCGCCACCAGGACGAAGACCTGAACGTTCAGCGTGTCGTGTACACCGACGGTCGGCGCCTGGACCTGGTCTCCACATCCACGCCGACGGCTCTACCAGCTGGTCGACTGCTGCACAGGCGCTCGGCGACGCTTTGGCATCCGGCGCCGTTCCCGGGCGTTGCTGACTCCTGCCTCAACGCCCCCCAGGTCAGCGCGGTGAGGGACGACGTGATGGGCGTCCGGTTCACCGCGGCCCTGGCGGTGGTGAAGCTGGCCCGGGCGGACCTGCTCATCGGCTTTCACCTGGGGCTAGAGCTGGTGCGGTGCTGCCTTGTGCAGGCGATGGTGCTGCGAGACCGAGACACCGGGACGAGCAGTCACCGCTTCGGTGGCCCCCGCAACGAAGTGGTCGCTCAGTTAGAGACGGTGCGCCAGCATGCGTGGACTGCGATCGGTGGCATTGCCCTGGTCTTGGAAGCGGTGCGGGTCTATGACGACCTCGCGGTGCAGCTGGATCCCGGCTACGTCTCGGACTGGTCAGGTCTGCACGCCCTGGCACGGCAGGCGTACGCCCACCTCGACGGCTGACCGGGGCAGTACCGCGCAGCGCGGG
The Kineococcus endophyticus genome window above contains:
- a CDS encoding aminoglycoside 6-adenylyltransferase, yielding RDDREAVTRHDQLMTWQQQLLDAAQQAAVDDRRVIELLVHGSAADPAAGQLDVWSDVDLAVLLDPAADAASTAAWPALFGQPWALTRHQDEDLNVQRVVYTDGRRLDLVSTSTPTALPAGRLLHRRSATLWHPAPFPGVADSCLNAPQVSAVRDDVMGVRFTAALAVVKLARADLLIGFHLGLELVRCCLVQAMVLRDRDTGTSSHRFGGPRNEVVAQLETVRQHAWTAIGGIALVLEAVRVYDDLAVQLDPGYVSDWSGLHALARQAYAHLDG